In Nicotiana tabacum cultivar K326 chromosome 17, ASM71507v2, whole genome shotgun sequence, one DNA window encodes the following:
- the LOC107766471 gene encoding uncharacterized protein LOC107766471: MAGDKENLDSSSPLYIHPSENAWTMLVPVAFDGIDYRSWRRGVLRTLSVKNKVGFITGKVKKLDAGHATFDQWERCDDMVTSWILNSLSKYLADSLQYVRDAKELWQELEDRYDQTNGAKLYQLQKEISDLSQGTLDITGYYTKMKKLWEELNTLNTHAQCNCTCTCGTKENMHKAEQDRRLIQFLMGLNEVYIVVRGSILMMNPLPSIAQAFSILIQEEKQRKVKPYN; the protein is encoded by the coding sequence ATGGCAGGAGACAAAGAAAATTTGGATTCGTCTAGTCCTTTGTACATACATCCGTCAGAGAACGCCTGGACGATGCTGGTACCGGTGGCTTTCGACGGCATCGATTATAGATCCTGGAGAAGAGGAGTACTTAGGACGTTATCAGTGAAGAACAAGGTCGGATTTATCACAGGAAAGGTTAAGAAGCTAGATGCAGGTCACGCCACTTTTGATCAATGGGAACGATGCGATGATATGGTCACTTCGTGgattctcaactcactttcgaaATATTTGGCTGATAGTCTGCAATATGTTAGGGATGCGAAGGAATTATGGCAGGAATTGGAAGATAGATATGACCAAACTAATGGTGCTAAGCTGTATCAGCTTCAGAAGGAAATCAGTGATCTAAGCCAAGGAACTCTTGACATCACTGGCTACTACACCAAAATGAAGAAGCTTTGGGAAGAACTTAATACCCTAAATACACACGCTCAATGCAATTGCACCTGCACATGTGGAACTAAGGAAAACATGCACAAGGCAGAACAAGATAGAAGAttaattcagttcctaatggggtTGAATGAGGTATACATTGTGGTGAGAGGCAGTATTTTGATGATGAACCCACTACCTAGCATTGCACAAGCATTTTCCATACTCATTCAAGAGGAAAAACAGAGGAAAGTTAAGCCATACAATTAA
- the LOC142172145 gene encoding uncharacterized protein LOC142172145 → MESASLNASAGNNNFKTNYNTNGYNVWNNANRGGYSSNKPRLFCEYCKKPRHDKDKCFKLHGYPQNSKYPSYGNNDKGKRVASNVFRTPNEGPNVSEIEWRPHEQGRIMQHLTQEQYGQLLNILEKLQTENTGEDPGDRGDMNLIGGAVNFAGTVACSSSIKNSNQLRECSKLDVDSWILDSGATNHMAYNKTLLCNIKTLVYPYLVSLSNGYKVKVTLIGDVILSPKFIIRKGPSLKRSPEIDEAKDNLYFHYSNSCKSKSVLPSTLDTTVSSHSSHTAPCASTTTYTHNRNKVHSVPNASASEKYNVDILWHNRLGYVPFVKMRGISVIPTTFAQKQPFFCLVCPMAKQSRSPFPQNDYSRSTWTHLLTCKSNALHIIKAFVAMVKNQFQTTIKTVRTDNENHVPTDSSSNDSIASPTASPHSHNMVSPALVSGDYDTGSDQDTIEPSILLPQLQNQNSPHNTTSLSDSNQSTPAPSPENIRPPRVYKLPTYLKDYMYTLPNQPVNTSPHDEQSTSSLSFNTFIPDMQPIDFRALATDSKHLIKNMSLGCELVSYEEAAAIPAWQATMTQEFEALANESVERFKARLVVKGYIQQAGVDYTETFSPVVKMTTMRTLIGIAIKKGWEMFQLDVNNAFLHGDLYEEVYMEVPPGLLVEQSGIVCKLNKSLYGLKIKDLARLHYFLGLEILYKGDGVVIPQRKFTQDLLKEFDCIGCSTVTSPLDPTVKLKAGEGILLPDPSHYRKLIGKLNFLIGTRPDIAYSVQHLS, encoded by the exons ATGGAGTCTGCATCTCTTAATGCAAGTGCTGGAAACAATAATTTTAAGACCAATTATAATACAAATGGATACAATGTTTGGAACAATGCAAATAGAGGAGGATATTCATCAAACAAGCCTCGCTTGTTTTGTGAATATTGTAAGAAGCCACGACACGATAAAGATAAGTGTTTCAAACTCCATGGGTACCCTCAGAATTCAAAGTATCCTAGTTACGGCAACAACGATAAAGGGAAGAGAGTTGCATCAAATGTATTTAGAACACCAAATGAGGGACCTAATGTTTCAGAAATCGAATGGCGTCCTCATGAACAAGGAAGAATTATGCAACACCTAACTCAAGAACAATATGGACAGCTTCTCAACATTTTGGAAAAACTTCAAACAGAAAACACAGGGGAGGATCCAGGAGACAGAG GAGACATGAACCTGATTGGAGGAGCTGTAAACTTTGCAGGTACTGTTGCTTGTTCTTCTTCTATTAAGAATAGTAATCAGTTGCGTGAATGTTCTAAATTAGATGTTGACTCGTGGATCCTTGATTCCGGGGCCACAAACCATATGGCCTACAATAAGACATTACTGTGCAATATCAAAACTTTAGTATACCCTTACCTAGTTTCACTGTCCAATGGGTACAAAGTAAAGGTGACACTTATTGGTGATGTGATTCTTAGTCCAAAGTTCATTATAAGAAAA GGCCCTTCACTAAAGAGGTCACCGGAGATTGATGAGGCCAAGGACAACCTTTACTTTCATTACTCAAATTCATGCAAAAGTAAATCAGTTTTACCTTCTACACTTGACACTACTGTTTCATCACATAGTTCTCACACTGCACCTTGTGCATCCACCACTACTTATACGCACAATAGAAATAAAGTGCA TTCTGTTCCAAATGCATCTGCTTCTGAGAAATATAATGTAGATATTTTGTGGCATAATAGATTGGGCTATGTGCCTTTTGTCAAAATGAGGGGCATCTcagtcatcccaactacctttgcaCAAAAACAACCATTTTTCTGCCTTGTCTGTCCAATGGCCAAGCAAAGCAGATCCCCCTTTCCACAAA ATGATTACAGCAGGTCTACATGGACACACCTTCTGACTTGCAAAAGCAATGCTTTGCATATCATCAAAGCTTTTGTTGCCATGGTAAAGAATCAATTTCAAACTACCATTAAGACAGTTAGAACAGATAATG AAAATCATGTACCAACCGACTCTAGCTCAAATGATTCTATTGCATCTCCCACTGCATCACCTCACAGTCACAATATGGTATCACCAGCACTTGTATCAGGAGATTATGACACTGGAAGTGATCAGGATACAATTGAACCTAGTATCCTACTTCCACAACTCCAGAATCAAAACAGCCCACATAATACTACTAGCTTATCTGATTCTAACCAAAGTACTCCAGCCCCATCTCCAGAAAATATCAGACCACCTAGAGTTTATAAACTTCCTACTTACCTGAAGGATTATATGTATACACTCCCAAACCAACCTGTCAATACTTCACCTCACGATGAACAAAGCACATCTTCTCTTTCTTTTAATACTTTTATTCCTGATATGCAACCCATTGACTTTAGAGCCTTGGCCACTGATAGTAAACATTTGATAAAGAATATGTCACTAGGCTGTGAGCTTGTCTCATATGAAGAAGCAGCTGCTATACCTGCATGGCAAGCAACGATGACTCAAGAATTTGAGGCATT GGCAAATGAGAGTGTAGAGAGGTTCAAAGCTAGGTTGGTGGTGAAAGGTTACATTCAACAGGCTGGAGTGGATTACACTGAGACTTTTTCACCTGTTGTGAAAATGACAACAATGAGGACTCTAATTGGGATAGCAATTAAGAAGGGATGGGAAATGTTTCAATTAGATGTGAACAATGCATTCCTCCATGGTGACTTATATGAGGAAGTATATATGGAGGTACCACCAGGCTTACTTGTAGAGCAATCTGGAATAGTATGCAAGTTGAACAAATCCTTGTATGGATTAAA AATAAAAGATCTGGCCAGACTCCATTACTTCCTAGGGTTGGAGATACTTTATAAAGGGGATGGAGTTGTGATTCCACAGAGAAAATTCACTCAAGACCTTCTTAAGGAGTTTGACTGTATAGGGTGTTCTACTGTGACTTCACCTCTTGATCCAACAGTGAAGTTAAAAGCAGGAGAAGGGATACTACTTCCAGATCCTAGtcactataggaaactaattggGAAATTGAACTTCCTTATAGGAACTAGGCCTGATATAGCTTATAGTGTTCAACACTTGAGCTAA
- the LOC142172146 gene encoding uncharacterized protein LOC142172146 — protein MTLVNTVFYGRGYPGWRTSILLSLSAKKKLGFINEACQSPDLKSPDHEQWSCVNDIVISWILNALSKDIADSVIYSKTAKELWDSLKQRFRRSNGAKLYHPQKELSGLVQGKGKLTKSLEDQRLIQFLMGLNDIYAQARENLLMMNPLPTMDVAYSLLLQDENQIEFYANAHFNSDSLSFMAAGEAKQPNA, from the exons ATGACTCTAGTCAACACTGTGTTTTATGGAAGAGGATATCCAGGATGGAGGACATCTATTCTGTTGTCTTTATCAGCCAAGAAGAAACTTGGTTTCATCAATGAAGCATGTCAATCTCCAGATCTCAAGTCTCCAGATCATGAACAATGGAGCTGTGTCAATGACATAGTGATATCTTGGATTCTGAATGCTCTCTCTAAGGATATTGCAGACAGTGTGATATACTCCAAAACTGCAAAAGAGCTTTGGGACAGTCTGAAGCAGAGATTTCGAAGATCAAATGGAGCCAAGCTCTATCATCCGCAGAAAGAGCTATCAGGATTAGTGCAGG GAAAAGGAAAGTTAACTAAGTCACTTGAAGACCAGAGGTTGATTCAATTCCTAATGGGCTTGAATGACATTTATGCACAAGCAAGAGAAAATTTACTCATGATGAACCCTTTGCCTACCATGGATGTTGCCTATTCACTTCTTTTGCAAGAtgaaaatcaaatagaattttatGCAAATGCACACTTTAACTCTGATTCACTTTCATTCATGGCAGCTGGAGAGGCCAAGCAGCCTAATGCTTAG